A single window of Labeo rohita strain BAU-BD-2019 chromosome 4, IGBB_LRoh.1.0, whole genome shotgun sequence DNA harbors:
- the avpr2l gene encoding arginine vasopressin receptor 2, like, which translates to MADSLNCSSGNCSSAHREAFGLSEGHFALVKAAVLGCIFALATFSNFFLLHALWKRRKRRTRTQLFLLHLCLADLVVAFFQVLPQLSMEITHRFKGSDLVCRAVKYLQVVGMFASTYMIVAMTIDRYHAVCKPMVSFFRGSFRRYVAISAAWLVSLAFSAPQMFIFSLQEVEKNVFDCWATFIEPWGSRIYITWITLSVFVLPAVILMYCQIKICAGIYFNMKRKALQGSTGDGRSSSKGISSAMLKTVKMTFIIILVYTLCWSPFFVVQLWSAWSPSSAPTQGPVFVTIMLLASLNSCTNPWIYLYYS; encoded by the exons ATGGCTGATAGCCTTAATTGCAGCAGCGGCAACTGCTCCAGCGCGCACCGGGAAGCGTTTGGTTTATCCGAGGGACACTTTGCGCTCGTGAAAGCTGCAGTTCTTGGGTGCATTTTCGCGCTTGCAACATTTAGCAATTTCTTTCTCCTCCATGCCCTTTGGAAAAGACGAAAAAGACGCACTCGAACGCAACTGTTTCTTCTGCACCTGTGCCTGGCTGACCTGGTGGTCGCGTTCTTCCAGGTCCTGCCGCAGTTATCCATGGAGATTACGCACCGGTTCAAAGGCTCCGATCTGGTGTGCAGAGCAGTTAAGTATCTCCAGGTGGTCGGGATGTTCGCGTCCACCTACATGATCGTGGCCATGACCATAGATCGCTATCACGCGGTCTGCAAACCCATGGTGTCGTTCTTCAGGGGGTCTTTCCGCAGGTATGTTGCTATAAGCGCGGCATGGCTCGTCTCCCTGGCGTTCAGCGCTCCGCAGATGTTCATCTTCTCTCTCCAAGAAGTTGAGAAGAATGTTTTCGACTGCTGGGCGACGTTTATTGAGCCCTGGGGAAGCAGAATATACATAACGTGGATCACTCTGTCCGTGTTTGTTCTGCCAGCCGTGATTTTGATGTATTGTCAGATAAAGATTTGCGCAGGGATCTATTTCAACATGAAGAGGAAAGCCTTGCAGGGCAGCACAGGTGATGGGCGCTCCAGCTCTAAAGGCATATCAAGTGCAATGCTGAAGACTGTCAAGATGACTTTTATTATCATCCTGGTGTACACCCTCTGCTGGAGCCCATTCTTCGTGGTTCAGCTCTGGTCAGCTTGGAGTCCAAGCAGTGCGCCCACGCAAG GGCCAGTGTTTGTCACTATCATGCTCCTCGCCAGTCTTAACAGCTGCACAAACCCATGGATCTACCTGTACTACAGCTAA
- the apaf1 gene encoding apoptotic protease-activating factor 1 isoform X1, translating to MEERARSCLLRSKATLEQDIKASYLMDHMVSDGVLTTDEEARVLSKPTRKEQAAVLLEVLLRKDNRAYISFYNALIRESYGDLANLLHSDLPLLSPEGERSFADGVSHTVQAILSEGGVPQRPVVFVSRPALLNLIREKLYRLKSTPGWVTVFGMAGSGKSVMAAEAVRDHALIKECFPGGVHWLSVGQCERADLLVRMQSLCFCLEQGQSSDTSQRPPCSVEEAKERLRFLMLRRFPRSLLILDDVWDSSTLRSFDIQCRVLLTTRNRGLADSVSGARFEVPVESGLDEEKALEILALYVNGKPQKLPEQARSIVSECKGSPLVVSLIGALLREFPDRWTYYLRQLQKKQFKRIRKSSSYDYEALDQAMDASLQVLEPEHQDLYRDLSVMQKDVKVPAKVLSVLWGLELEEVEDVLQEFVNKSLLFRDCNQRPYHYYLHDLQLDFLIEQNRDQIAELHKKIVRQYQQFYNERPPNSGDVDCLYWYRFLPYHMGKAGLSKELYSLMFSLDWVKEKAQIMGSAHLINDYVEYGEMLDKRYTYC from the exons ATGGAGGAACGTGCTCGCAGCTGCCTGCTGCGCTCCAAAGCCACTCTGGAGCAGGACATCAAAGCCTCCTACTTGATGGACCACATGGTCAGCGACGGCGTCTTGACGACTGATGAAGAAGCAAGGGTGCTTAGCAAG CCTACTAGAAAAGAGCAGGCCGCAGTCCTACTGGAGGTGCTTTTGAGGAAAGACAACAGGGCCTACATCTCCTTCTACAATGCGCTGATCAGGGAGAGTTATGGGGATCTGGCTAACCTTCTTCATAGTGACCTGCCTCTGCTCAGCCCTGAGGGAGAGAGGAGCTTTGCTGATGGAGTGTCTCATACTG TCCAGGCGATTCTGAGTGAAGGTGGGGTGCCTCAGAGACCCGTGGTGTTTGTGAGTCGACCTGCTCTGCTCAACCTGATCCGAGAGAAGCTGTACCGGTTGAAGAGTACGCCAGGATGGGTCACTGTGTTTGGCATGGCGGGCTCAGGGAAGTCTGTGATGGCTGCCGAGGCTGTTCGAGACCATGCTCTCATTAAGG AGTGTTTTCCAGGTGGTGTTCACTGGCTTTCTGTTGGCCAGTGTGAGCGGGCAGACCTTTTGGTAAGGATGCAGTCTCTATGTTTCTGTTTGGAGCAGGGTCAAAGTTCAGACACCAGTCAGCGGCCACCCTGCTCTGTGGAGGAGGCCAAAGAACGCCTGCGGTTCCTGATGCTCCGCAGGTTCCCCAG GTCCCTGCTGATTCTAGATGACGTCTGGGACAGCTCTACTCTCAGGTCCTTTGATATCCAATGTAGAGTTCTTCTGACCACTCGCAATCGAGGTCTGGCTGACTCCGTAAGCG GTGCAAGGTTCGAAGTGCCCGTTGAGAGCGGTTTAGATGAGGAGAAAGCCCTGGAAATTCTTGCTTTGTATGTTAACGGGAAACCACAGAAACTTCCAGAACAGGCCCGTAGCATTGTGAGCGAATGTAAAG GTTCTCCCTTGGTTGTTTCTCTGATTGGAGCTCTATTAAGGGAGTTCCCTGACCGCTGGACCTACTACCTGCGACAGCTGCAGAAGAAGCAATTCAAGCGGATCCGCAAGTCATCGTCCTACGACTATGAAGCACTGGACCAAGCCATGGATGCCAGCCTGCAGGTTTTGGAGCCCGAACACCAAGATCTGTACAGAGACCTTAGCGTCATGCAAAAAGACGTCAAAGTGCCTGCAAAG GTTCTGTCAGTGCTGTGGGGTCTTGAGTTGGAGGAGGTGGAGGACGTCCTGCAGGAGTTTGTGAATAAATCTCTGCTGTTTCGAGACTGTAACCAGCGACCCTACCACTACTACCTTCATGATCTGCAACTAGACTTTCTCATCGAACAGAATCGTGATCAAATTGCT GAACTGCATAAAAAGATTGTCCGTCAATACCAGCAGTTCTATAATGAAAGGCCACCCAACTCTGGAGATGTAGACTGTTTGTATTGGTACCGCTTTCTACCGTACCACATGGGTAAAGCAGGACTGTCTAAG GAGCTTTATTCACTGATGTTTTCCTTGGACTGGGTCAAAGAGAAAGCTCAGATCATGGGATCTGCCCATCTAATCAACGACTATGTAGAATATGGTGAAATGCTAGACAAAAGGTATACATACTGTTAA
- the dnajb9b gene encoding dnaJ homolog subfamily B member 9: MATAQSVFTMAVGILLIAELILAEEDYYEILGVPKDASDRQIKKAFHKLAMKYHPDKNKSPDAEAKFREIAEAYETLSDDNRRKEYDQTRSSPFSRQSPRGGGGDHFRQHFSFSFDDIFRDSNMFGHNPHLHNKRHFERHFQAHEEARSRHRRHFQNSFSGGMFDDMFEDMEKMFSFNGHQTQTQSKFHGSSRQQCRTVTQRRGNMVTTYTECS, from the exons ATGGCAACAGCTCAGTCAGTGTTTACCATGGCTGTGGGCATTTTGCTCATCGCAGAACTCATTCTGGCCGAGGAAGACTACTACGAGATCCTCGGCGTCCCCAAAGATGCATCTGACCGGCAGATCAAAAAAGCCTTCCATAAATTAGCCATGAAGTATCACCCTGATAAAAACAAAAGCCCTGATGCAGAGGCAAAGTTCAGAGAAATCGCTGAGG CATACGAAACATTATCAGACGACAATCGAAGAAAGGAATACGATCAGACGAGGAGCAGTCCGTTCTCCAGGCAGAGTCCTAGAGGAGGGGGCGGTGACCACTTCCGTCAACATTTTAGCTTCAGCTTTGATGATATTTTCAGAGACTCTAACATGTTTGGACACAATCCTCATTTGCATAATAAAAGACATTTCGAGAGGCACTTTCAGGCCCACGAGGAAGCACGTAGCAGGCACAGGAGGCACTTTCAGAATTCTTTCAGTGGTGGCATGTTTGATGATATGTTTGAGGATATGGAGAAGATGTTCTCGTTTAATGGACACCAGACTCAGACTCAGAGCAAGTTTCACGGTTCCAGCAGGCAGCAGTGTAGGACTGTCACACAGCGAAGGGGCAACATGGTTACAACATACACAGAGTGCTCTTGA